In the genome of Sander vitreus isolate 19-12246 chromosome 13, sanVit1, whole genome shotgun sequence, one region contains:
- the kif20a gene encoding kinesin-like protein KIF20A isoform X2, with protein MALSMSSPSVCPYDEDEEMAVFESTAAEHGGLSRPRLPEISVISPGLDTRPSITEPKLAVKPASVRQGSCDEGNTERVKVFLRIRPLAETESVRGEEQGCVAIQDEETLLLKAPKESQNMRTAERGITQSMHKFSFSKIFGPETTQQQFYECTMKNMVKDVLQGENRLLYTYGVTNSGKTYTIQGTGREAGLVPRALASLFRKLQGRLYSAMDLKPMMYQDVRQLDSGEVRVEEIRRNSLLKEDENQTSRRGGTTTVWDSGIGGLSSTSNLATQLDDTNSVCLEPDSLSHSGGDDLEEGVQFSIWVSFYEIYNEFLYDLLDASPSLQPRKRVTLRLSDDKQGNPYVKDLAWIQVRSAEEAWRILRAGRRNQSFASTHLNQNSSRSHSIFSIRVLHVRPDAVQATHISELTVCDLAGSERCKEQRNGERMKEANNINTSLLTLGRCIAALRHNQNNKSRPPQVVPFRDSKLTRVLQGFFCGQGTSNMVVNINPCASIYDETLQALKFSAIATQLVHGPSTKTRVAYILSLLREPTANGNESTVTEDEEDESDIEDGDITMLNTEALLQAIDVLKREVQRQREEREVLEANVREQVVSEMMEVISGMQDGFSETLEAERALIEERYEDKITNLQKHLKIFYSQELKERDQEIEALSAALEKNKAGDSVLHGDSDGPRRSQRLATQAEFGSLQVELNQCRAELLTKTQELTKLKMQLEVPAPTGTHTGAADRKLEDGQRNLRQLRLDLQRLGVDLQSGERACCRNTGGERLRQALTAADETLAKQPAFKLNLGF; from the exons AAACTAGCAGTGAAACCTGCATCTGTGAGACAAGGTAGCTGTGATGAAGGGAACACCGAGAGGGTGAAGGTTTTTCTGCGCATCCGGCCACTTGCTGAGACTGAGAGTGTTAGGGGAGAAGAACAG GGTTGTGTGGCTATCCAAGATGAAGAGACTCTGCTGCTCAAAGCTCCAAAAGAATCTCAGAACATGAGGACCGCAGAGAGGGGCATCACCCAGAGCATGCACAAGTTCAGTTTCTCGAAG ATTTTTGGGCCAGAGACCACACAGCAACAGTTTTATGAGTGCACGATGAAAAACATGGTGAAAGACGTGCTTCAAGGAGAAAACCGACTCCTCTACACTTACGGTGTCACCAATTCTGGAAAGACTTACACTATTCAGG GCACTGGTCGAGAGGCAGGCCTCGTACCCCGGGCTTTAGCATCTCTGTTCAGGAAACTGCAGGGCCGTCTCTATAGTGCCATGGACCTGAAGCCTATGATGTATCAGGATGTGAGGCAGCTTGACTCCGGAGAGGTCAGGGTGGAGGAAATCCGTAGAAACTCTCTGCTCAAAGAG GATGAGAATCAGACTTCTCGTCGAGGTGGCACTACTACAGTCTGGGACAGCGGCATTGGAGGACTCTCCTCTACAAGTAACCTTGCCACCCAGCTTGACG ACACCAACAGTGTTTGCCTGGAGCCTGACAGCCTTTCACACAGTGGAGGAGATGATCTGGAGGAAGGGGTGCAGTTTTCTATCTGGGTGTCCTTCTATGAGATCTACAATGAGTTCCTGTATGACCTACTGGATGCTTCGCCCTCCCTGCAGCCCAGAAAAAGGGTTACACTGCGACTTAGTGACGACAAGCAGGGCAACCCATATGTGAAAG ACCTCGCCTGGATCCAGGTCCGCAGTGCAGAGGAAGCTTGGAGGATTCTGAGGGCTGGACGTCGTAACCAGAGCTTCGCCAGCACTCACCTCAACCAAAACTCCAGCCGTAG CCACAGCATTTTCTCCATTCGCGTCCTGCACGTCCGCCCAGATGCAGTCCAGGCCACGCACATCAGCGA actgactgtgtgtgatCTGGCTGGGTCTGAACGCTGTAAAGAGCAGCGTAATGGTGAGAGGATGAAGGAGGCCAACAACATCAACACCTCGCTTTTAACACTGGGACGCTGTATTGCTGCTTTGAGGCACAACCAGAACAACAA ATCGCGACCCCCTCAAGTGGTGCCCTTCAGGGACAGTAAACTAACCCGGGTCCTGCAGGGTTTCTTCTGTGGCCAAGGAACCTCCAACATGGTGGTCAACATCAACCCGTGTGCCTCCATCTATGACGAGACCCTCCAAGCCCTCAAATTCTCAGCTATTGCTActcaa CTGGTCCATGGCCCGTCCACAAAGACCAGAGTGGCCTACATCCTGTCCCTGCTGCGCGAGCCAACAGCAAACGGTAACGAAAGCACAGTGACTGAAGACGAAGAGGATGAGAGTGATATTGAAGACGGCGATATCACCATGTTAAATACTGAG GCTTTGCTGCAGGCCATTGATGTCCTGAAGAGAGAGGTGCAGCGCCAgcgggaagagagagaggtccTTGAGGCAAATGTGAGAGAGCAGGTGGTCTCGGAGATGATGGAGGTCATCTCTGGGATGCAAGATGGCTTCAG TGAGACCTTGGAGGCAGAAAGGGCTCTAATCGAAGAGAGATACGAAGACAAGATAACCAACttgcaaaaacatttaaagatattCTACAGCCAGGAGCTGAAG GAGCGTGATCAGGAGATTGAAGCTTTGTCCGCTGCCCTGGAAAAAAACAAGGCAGGTGATTCGGTCCTACACGGAGACTCTGACGGGCCTCGGCGGTCTCAGCGCCTCGCTACTCAGGCAGAATTTGGCAGTCTGCAAGTGGAGCTCAACCAGTGTCGCGCTGAGCTGCTCACCAAGACACAAG AGCTGACGAAGCTGAAGATGCAGCTAGAAGTCCCAGCTCCAACAGGCACCCACACTGGTGCTGCTGACCGCAAGCTGGAGGACGGCCAACGG AACCTGCGCCAGCTGCGCCTGGATTTGCAGAGGCTCGGTGTGGACCTGCAGTCCGGTGAACGAGCCTGCTGTCGCAACACGGGAGGGGAGAGGTTGCGGCAGGCACTAACCGCTGCAGATGAGACACTAGCCAAACAG CCAGCTTTTAAACTAAATCTAGGTTTCTAA
- the kif20a gene encoding kinesin-like protein KIF20A isoform X1: MALSMSSPSVCPYDEDEEMAVFESTAAEHGGLSRPRLPEISVISPGLDTRPSITEPKLAVKPASVRQGSCDEGNTERVKVFLRIRPLAETESVRGEEQGCVAIQDEETLLLKAPKESQNMRTAERGITQSMHKFSFSKIFGPETTQQQFYECTMKNMVKDVLQGENRLLYTYGVTNSGKTYTIQGTGREAGLVPRALASLFRKLQGRLYSAMDLKPMMYQDVRQLDSGEVRVEEIRRNSLLKEDENQTSRRGGTTTVWDSGIGGLSSTSNLATQLDDTNSVCLEPDSLSHSGGDDLEEGVQFSIWVSFYEIYNEFLYDLLDASPSLQPRKRVTLRLSDDKQGNPYVKDLAWIQVRSAEEAWRILRAGRRNQSFASTHLNQNSSRSHSIFSIRVLHVRPDAVQATHISELTVCDLAGSERCKEQRNGERMKEANNINTSLLTLGRCIAALRHNQNNKSRPPQVVPFRDSKLTRVLQGFFCGQGTSNMVVNINPCASIYDETLQALKFSAIATQLVHGPSTKTRVAYILSLLREPTANGNESTVTEDEEDESDIEDGDITMLNTEALLQAIDVLKREVQRQREEREVLEANVREQVVSEMMEVISGMQDGFSETLEAERALIEERYEDKITNLQKHLKIFYSQELKERDQEIEALSAALEKNKAGDSVLHGDSDGPRRSQRLATQAEFGSLQVELNQCRAELLTKTQELTKLKMQLEVPAPTGTHTGAADRKLEDGQRNLRQLRLDLQRLGVDLQSGERACCRNTGGERLRQALTAADETLAKQDQILLDLQNCLMLVKADLRRKAETLAQTQAFQPQLPPSGSVASSTPGSCQKRGCGAAAPSDAENRPPHKRPFFPSLFPTRTPTRKNTREEANTPYSRILRSRQQSPPPSPVPTPRSLRGKY; the protein is encoded by the exons AAACTAGCAGTGAAACCTGCATCTGTGAGACAAGGTAGCTGTGATGAAGGGAACACCGAGAGGGTGAAGGTTTTTCTGCGCATCCGGCCACTTGCTGAGACTGAGAGTGTTAGGGGAGAAGAACAG GGTTGTGTGGCTATCCAAGATGAAGAGACTCTGCTGCTCAAAGCTCCAAAAGAATCTCAGAACATGAGGACCGCAGAGAGGGGCATCACCCAGAGCATGCACAAGTTCAGTTTCTCGAAG ATTTTTGGGCCAGAGACCACACAGCAACAGTTTTATGAGTGCACGATGAAAAACATGGTGAAAGACGTGCTTCAAGGAGAAAACCGACTCCTCTACACTTACGGTGTCACCAATTCTGGAAAGACTTACACTATTCAGG GCACTGGTCGAGAGGCAGGCCTCGTACCCCGGGCTTTAGCATCTCTGTTCAGGAAACTGCAGGGCCGTCTCTATAGTGCCATGGACCTGAAGCCTATGATGTATCAGGATGTGAGGCAGCTTGACTCCGGAGAGGTCAGGGTGGAGGAAATCCGTAGAAACTCTCTGCTCAAAGAG GATGAGAATCAGACTTCTCGTCGAGGTGGCACTACTACAGTCTGGGACAGCGGCATTGGAGGACTCTCCTCTACAAGTAACCTTGCCACCCAGCTTGACG ACACCAACAGTGTTTGCCTGGAGCCTGACAGCCTTTCACACAGTGGAGGAGATGATCTGGAGGAAGGGGTGCAGTTTTCTATCTGGGTGTCCTTCTATGAGATCTACAATGAGTTCCTGTATGACCTACTGGATGCTTCGCCCTCCCTGCAGCCCAGAAAAAGGGTTACACTGCGACTTAGTGACGACAAGCAGGGCAACCCATATGTGAAAG ACCTCGCCTGGATCCAGGTCCGCAGTGCAGAGGAAGCTTGGAGGATTCTGAGGGCTGGACGTCGTAACCAGAGCTTCGCCAGCACTCACCTCAACCAAAACTCCAGCCGTAG CCACAGCATTTTCTCCATTCGCGTCCTGCACGTCCGCCCAGATGCAGTCCAGGCCACGCACATCAGCGA actgactgtgtgtgatCTGGCTGGGTCTGAACGCTGTAAAGAGCAGCGTAATGGTGAGAGGATGAAGGAGGCCAACAACATCAACACCTCGCTTTTAACACTGGGACGCTGTATTGCTGCTTTGAGGCACAACCAGAACAACAA ATCGCGACCCCCTCAAGTGGTGCCCTTCAGGGACAGTAAACTAACCCGGGTCCTGCAGGGTTTCTTCTGTGGCCAAGGAACCTCCAACATGGTGGTCAACATCAACCCGTGTGCCTCCATCTATGACGAGACCCTCCAAGCCCTCAAATTCTCAGCTATTGCTActcaa CTGGTCCATGGCCCGTCCACAAAGACCAGAGTGGCCTACATCCTGTCCCTGCTGCGCGAGCCAACAGCAAACGGTAACGAAAGCACAGTGACTGAAGACGAAGAGGATGAGAGTGATATTGAAGACGGCGATATCACCATGTTAAATACTGAG GCTTTGCTGCAGGCCATTGATGTCCTGAAGAGAGAGGTGCAGCGCCAgcgggaagagagagaggtccTTGAGGCAAATGTGAGAGAGCAGGTGGTCTCGGAGATGATGGAGGTCATCTCTGGGATGCAAGATGGCTTCAG TGAGACCTTGGAGGCAGAAAGGGCTCTAATCGAAGAGAGATACGAAGACAAGATAACCAACttgcaaaaacatttaaagatattCTACAGCCAGGAGCTGAAG GAGCGTGATCAGGAGATTGAAGCTTTGTCCGCTGCCCTGGAAAAAAACAAGGCAGGTGATTCGGTCCTACACGGAGACTCTGACGGGCCTCGGCGGTCTCAGCGCCTCGCTACTCAGGCAGAATTTGGCAGTCTGCAAGTGGAGCTCAACCAGTGTCGCGCTGAGCTGCTCACCAAGACACAAG AGCTGACGAAGCTGAAGATGCAGCTAGAAGTCCCAGCTCCAACAGGCACCCACACTGGTGCTGCTGACCGCAAGCTGGAGGACGGCCAACGG AACCTGCGCCAGCTGCGCCTGGATTTGCAGAGGCTCGGTGTGGACCTGCAGTCCGGTGAACGAGCCTGCTGTCGCAACACGGGAGGGGAGAGGTTGCGGCAGGCACTAACCGCTGCAGATGAGACACTAGCCAAACAG GACCAGATCCTATTGGACCTCCAAAATTGCCTGATGCTTGTAAAGGCTGACTTAAGGCGGAAAGCGGAGACCCTGGCCCAGACACAGGCCTTCCAGCCCCAGCTTCCCCCTTCAGGCTCTGTTGCCTCCAGCACACCAGGCTCCTGCCAGAAAAGGGGCTGTGGGGCCGCTGCACCAAGCGACGCTGAGAACCGCCCTCCGCATAAACGGCCCTTTTTCCCATCTCTGTTCCCGACGCGTACCCCAACACGTAAAAACACACGCGAAGAAGCAAATACCCCTTACTCACGGATCCTGCGGTCTCGCCAGCAGTCTCCACCTCCCAGCCCTGTCCCCACCCCTCGTAGTCTCAGGGGGAAGTACTGA
- the kif20a gene encoding kinesin-like protein KIF20A isoform X4 produces MALSMSSPSVCPYDEDEEMAVFESTAAEHGGLSRPRLPEISVISPGLDTRPSITEPKLAVKPASVRQGSCDEGNTERVKVFLRIRPLAETESVRGEEQGCVAIQDEETLLLKAPKESQNMRTAERGITQSMHKFSFSKIFGPETTQQQFYECTMKNMVKDVLQGENRLLYTYGVTNSGKTYTIQGTGREAGLVPRALASLFRKLQGRLYSAMDLKPMMYQDVRQLDSGEVRVEEIRRNSLLKEDENQTSRRGGTTTVWDSGIGGLSSTSNLATQLDDTNSVCLEPDSLSHSGGDDLEEGVQFSIWVSFYEIYNEFLYDLLDASPSLQPRKRVTLRLSDDKQGNPYVKDLAWIQVRSAEEAWRILRAGRRNQSFASTHLNQNSSRSHSIFSIRVLHVRPDAVQATHISELTVCDLAGSERCKEQRNGERMKEANNINTSLLTLGRCIAALRHNQNNKSRPPQVVPFRDSKLTRVLQGFFCGQGTSNMVVNINPCASIYDETLQALKFSAIATQLVHGPSTKTRVAYILSLLREPTANGNESTVTEDEEDESDIEDGDITMLNTEALLQAIDVLKREVQRQREEREVLEANVREQVVSEMMEVISGMQDGFSETLEAERALIEERYEDKITNLQKHLKIFYSQELKERDQEIEALSAALEKNKAGDSVLHGDSDGPRRSQRLATQAEFGSLQVELNQCRAELLTKTQELTKLKMQLEVPAPTGTHTGAADRKLEDGQRNLRQLRLDLQRLGVDLQSGERACCRNTGGERLRQALTAADETLAKQLLN; encoded by the exons AAACTAGCAGTGAAACCTGCATCTGTGAGACAAGGTAGCTGTGATGAAGGGAACACCGAGAGGGTGAAGGTTTTTCTGCGCATCCGGCCACTTGCTGAGACTGAGAGTGTTAGGGGAGAAGAACAG GGTTGTGTGGCTATCCAAGATGAAGAGACTCTGCTGCTCAAAGCTCCAAAAGAATCTCAGAACATGAGGACCGCAGAGAGGGGCATCACCCAGAGCATGCACAAGTTCAGTTTCTCGAAG ATTTTTGGGCCAGAGACCACACAGCAACAGTTTTATGAGTGCACGATGAAAAACATGGTGAAAGACGTGCTTCAAGGAGAAAACCGACTCCTCTACACTTACGGTGTCACCAATTCTGGAAAGACTTACACTATTCAGG GCACTGGTCGAGAGGCAGGCCTCGTACCCCGGGCTTTAGCATCTCTGTTCAGGAAACTGCAGGGCCGTCTCTATAGTGCCATGGACCTGAAGCCTATGATGTATCAGGATGTGAGGCAGCTTGACTCCGGAGAGGTCAGGGTGGAGGAAATCCGTAGAAACTCTCTGCTCAAAGAG GATGAGAATCAGACTTCTCGTCGAGGTGGCACTACTACAGTCTGGGACAGCGGCATTGGAGGACTCTCCTCTACAAGTAACCTTGCCACCCAGCTTGACG ACACCAACAGTGTTTGCCTGGAGCCTGACAGCCTTTCACACAGTGGAGGAGATGATCTGGAGGAAGGGGTGCAGTTTTCTATCTGGGTGTCCTTCTATGAGATCTACAATGAGTTCCTGTATGACCTACTGGATGCTTCGCCCTCCCTGCAGCCCAGAAAAAGGGTTACACTGCGACTTAGTGACGACAAGCAGGGCAACCCATATGTGAAAG ACCTCGCCTGGATCCAGGTCCGCAGTGCAGAGGAAGCTTGGAGGATTCTGAGGGCTGGACGTCGTAACCAGAGCTTCGCCAGCACTCACCTCAACCAAAACTCCAGCCGTAG CCACAGCATTTTCTCCATTCGCGTCCTGCACGTCCGCCCAGATGCAGTCCAGGCCACGCACATCAGCGA actgactgtgtgtgatCTGGCTGGGTCTGAACGCTGTAAAGAGCAGCGTAATGGTGAGAGGATGAAGGAGGCCAACAACATCAACACCTCGCTTTTAACACTGGGACGCTGTATTGCTGCTTTGAGGCACAACCAGAACAACAA ATCGCGACCCCCTCAAGTGGTGCCCTTCAGGGACAGTAAACTAACCCGGGTCCTGCAGGGTTTCTTCTGTGGCCAAGGAACCTCCAACATGGTGGTCAACATCAACCCGTGTGCCTCCATCTATGACGAGACCCTCCAAGCCCTCAAATTCTCAGCTATTGCTActcaa CTGGTCCATGGCCCGTCCACAAAGACCAGAGTGGCCTACATCCTGTCCCTGCTGCGCGAGCCAACAGCAAACGGTAACGAAAGCACAGTGACTGAAGACGAAGAGGATGAGAGTGATATTGAAGACGGCGATATCACCATGTTAAATACTGAG GCTTTGCTGCAGGCCATTGATGTCCTGAAGAGAGAGGTGCAGCGCCAgcgggaagagagagaggtccTTGAGGCAAATGTGAGAGAGCAGGTGGTCTCGGAGATGATGGAGGTCATCTCTGGGATGCAAGATGGCTTCAG TGAGACCTTGGAGGCAGAAAGGGCTCTAATCGAAGAGAGATACGAAGACAAGATAACCAACttgcaaaaacatttaaagatattCTACAGCCAGGAGCTGAAG GAGCGTGATCAGGAGATTGAAGCTTTGTCCGCTGCCCTGGAAAAAAACAAGGCAGGTGATTCGGTCCTACACGGAGACTCTGACGGGCCTCGGCGGTCTCAGCGCCTCGCTACTCAGGCAGAATTTGGCAGTCTGCAAGTGGAGCTCAACCAGTGTCGCGCTGAGCTGCTCACCAAGACACAAG AGCTGACGAAGCTGAAGATGCAGCTAGAAGTCCCAGCTCCAACAGGCACCCACACTGGTGCTGCTGACCGCAAGCTGGAGGACGGCCAACGG AACCTGCGCCAGCTGCGCCTGGATTTGCAGAGGCTCGGTGTGGACCTGCAGTCCGGTGAACGAGCCTGCTGTCGCAACACGGGAGGGGAGAGGTTGCGGCAGGCACTAACCGCTGCAGATGAGACACTAGCCAAACAG CTTTTAAACTAA
- the kif20a gene encoding kinesin-like protein KIF20A isoform X3 produces the protein MALSMSSPSVCPYDEDEEMAVFESTAAEHGGLSRPRLPEISVISPGLDTRPSITEPKLAVKPASVRQGSCDEGNTERVKVFLRIRPLAETESVRGEEQGCVAIQDEETLLLKAPKESQNMRTAERGITQSMHKFSFSKIFGPETTQQQFYECTMKNMVKDVLQGENRLLYTYGVTNSGKTYTIQGTGREAGLVPRALASLFRKLQGRLYSAMDLKPMMYQDVRQLDSGEVRVEEIRRNSLLKEDENQTSRRGGTTTVWDSGIGGLSSTSNLATQLDDTNSVCLEPDSLSHSGGDDLEEGVQFSIWVSFYEIYNEFLYDLLDASPSLQPRKRVTLRLSDDKQGNPYVKDLAWIQVRSAEEAWRILRAGRRNQSFASTHLNQNSSRSHSIFSIRVLHVRPDAVQATHISELTVCDLAGSERCKEQRNGERMKEANNINTSLLTLGRCIAALRHNQNNKSRPPQVVPFRDSKLTRVLQGFFCGQGTSNMVVNINPCASIYDETLQALKFSAIATQLVHGPSTKTRVAYILSLLREPTANGNESTVTEDEEDESDIEDGDITMLNTEALLQAIDVLKREVQRQREEREVLEANVREQVVSEMMEVISGMQDGFSETLEAERALIEERYEDKITNLQKHLKIFYSQELKERDQEIEALSAALEKNKAGDSVLHGDSDGPRRSQRLATQAEFGSLQVELNQCRAELLTKTQELTKLKMQLEVPAPTGTHTGAADRKLEDGQRNLRQLRLDLQRLGVDLQSGERACCRNTGGERLRQALTAADETLAKQLQQLKLS, from the exons AAACTAGCAGTGAAACCTGCATCTGTGAGACAAGGTAGCTGTGATGAAGGGAACACCGAGAGGGTGAAGGTTTTTCTGCGCATCCGGCCACTTGCTGAGACTGAGAGTGTTAGGGGAGAAGAACAG GGTTGTGTGGCTATCCAAGATGAAGAGACTCTGCTGCTCAAAGCTCCAAAAGAATCTCAGAACATGAGGACCGCAGAGAGGGGCATCACCCAGAGCATGCACAAGTTCAGTTTCTCGAAG ATTTTTGGGCCAGAGACCACACAGCAACAGTTTTATGAGTGCACGATGAAAAACATGGTGAAAGACGTGCTTCAAGGAGAAAACCGACTCCTCTACACTTACGGTGTCACCAATTCTGGAAAGACTTACACTATTCAGG GCACTGGTCGAGAGGCAGGCCTCGTACCCCGGGCTTTAGCATCTCTGTTCAGGAAACTGCAGGGCCGTCTCTATAGTGCCATGGACCTGAAGCCTATGATGTATCAGGATGTGAGGCAGCTTGACTCCGGAGAGGTCAGGGTGGAGGAAATCCGTAGAAACTCTCTGCTCAAAGAG GATGAGAATCAGACTTCTCGTCGAGGTGGCACTACTACAGTCTGGGACAGCGGCATTGGAGGACTCTCCTCTACAAGTAACCTTGCCACCCAGCTTGACG ACACCAACAGTGTTTGCCTGGAGCCTGACAGCCTTTCACACAGTGGAGGAGATGATCTGGAGGAAGGGGTGCAGTTTTCTATCTGGGTGTCCTTCTATGAGATCTACAATGAGTTCCTGTATGACCTACTGGATGCTTCGCCCTCCCTGCAGCCCAGAAAAAGGGTTACACTGCGACTTAGTGACGACAAGCAGGGCAACCCATATGTGAAAG ACCTCGCCTGGATCCAGGTCCGCAGTGCAGAGGAAGCTTGGAGGATTCTGAGGGCTGGACGTCGTAACCAGAGCTTCGCCAGCACTCACCTCAACCAAAACTCCAGCCGTAG CCACAGCATTTTCTCCATTCGCGTCCTGCACGTCCGCCCAGATGCAGTCCAGGCCACGCACATCAGCGA actgactgtgtgtgatCTGGCTGGGTCTGAACGCTGTAAAGAGCAGCGTAATGGTGAGAGGATGAAGGAGGCCAACAACATCAACACCTCGCTTTTAACACTGGGACGCTGTATTGCTGCTTTGAGGCACAACCAGAACAACAA ATCGCGACCCCCTCAAGTGGTGCCCTTCAGGGACAGTAAACTAACCCGGGTCCTGCAGGGTTTCTTCTGTGGCCAAGGAACCTCCAACATGGTGGTCAACATCAACCCGTGTGCCTCCATCTATGACGAGACCCTCCAAGCCCTCAAATTCTCAGCTATTGCTActcaa CTGGTCCATGGCCCGTCCACAAAGACCAGAGTGGCCTACATCCTGTCCCTGCTGCGCGAGCCAACAGCAAACGGTAACGAAAGCACAGTGACTGAAGACGAAGAGGATGAGAGTGATATTGAAGACGGCGATATCACCATGTTAAATACTGAG GCTTTGCTGCAGGCCATTGATGTCCTGAAGAGAGAGGTGCAGCGCCAgcgggaagagagagaggtccTTGAGGCAAATGTGAGAGAGCAGGTGGTCTCGGAGATGATGGAGGTCATCTCTGGGATGCAAGATGGCTTCAG TGAGACCTTGGAGGCAGAAAGGGCTCTAATCGAAGAGAGATACGAAGACAAGATAACCAACttgcaaaaacatttaaagatattCTACAGCCAGGAGCTGAAG GAGCGTGATCAGGAGATTGAAGCTTTGTCCGCTGCCCTGGAAAAAAACAAGGCAGGTGATTCGGTCCTACACGGAGACTCTGACGGGCCTCGGCGGTCTCAGCGCCTCGCTACTCAGGCAGAATTTGGCAGTCTGCAAGTGGAGCTCAACCAGTGTCGCGCTGAGCTGCTCACCAAGACACAAG AGCTGACGAAGCTGAAGATGCAGCTAGAAGTCCCAGCTCCAACAGGCACCCACACTGGTGCTGCTGACCGCAAGCTGGAGGACGGCCAACGG AACCTGCGCCAGCTGCGCCTGGATTTGCAGAGGCTCGGTGTGGACCTGCAGTCCGGTGAACGAGCCTGCTGTCGCAACACGGGAGGGGAGAGGTTGCGGCAGGCACTAACCGCTGCAGATGAGACACTAGCCAAACAG ctgcagcagctgaagcTCAGCTGA